The sequence CATACCCGGAATTGCCGCCGTTCTGGCAGTTCCGCTGTCAACGACCGCCTTGAAATACTCTCTGCCCATGTATCTTGCCGTTGCCGGAGAAACCACTTCCCTTACCTTCTGCGGCTGATTCTCGCGCACAGTACGGTCTTGATCATCAGTAATCCGCCTGACAATATAAGGCCTCATCAGAACGCCGTCATTGGCAACCGCGGCATAAGCCTGCAGAATCTGCAGCGGCGTCACCATCACCTGATATCCATAACCCATCCACGGAAGCGTTGTCCGATCCCAGTTTTTCAGAGCCCTTACCCTTCCCTGGGACTCACCTATCAACCCGACCCCGGTCTTTGAGCCAAACCCGAACTTTTTGGTGTAGGAGTAAAATGTCTTCTTTCCCGTTTCCATGGCGGTTTTAGCAGCAACAACGTTGCTTGAATGCATGATCGCCTCACGGAACGTAATCGTGCCATAAGGTTCGTGATCCCTTATTCTCAGCCCATAGAGGGGCAGTACGCCGTTATGGGCAAAAACATTGTCTTCGGCACGCCTCTTGAGGACTTCTGTCGCGGTGGCCGCCATGACCAGCTTAAAGGTGGAACCCGGCTCGAAACTGTCCGTTACCGAACGGTTTCGGGCCTTCTCCGGAGTCCATGTAACCCTGCGGTTAAGATCGAATGTCGGATTATTAGCCATGGCGAGAACCTCTCCAGTTCGGACATCGAGCACGATCCCCGTAGCGGCGTTTGCCTGGAATGTGCCGACTGCCGCCGCAAGCTCATCCTCAACGATACTCTGGATATCTGCATCCAGGGTAAGCTGAACCGTATGGCCTTTTCGCGGTTCCTGCTGGAGGGCGTCCGGAGCCGGATACTTTTTACCTGTTGCCAGACGCTGAAAAATTCTCGAACCGTCACGCCCTTTCAGCTCCCTGTCAAACTGCAGTTCAAGACCGCTGATGCCGCTATTTTTACTGTCCGTGACTCCGATTACCTGAGCGGCGACATTCAGATAATAACGCTGCTGCTCCCTGTCGGACCAAACCCCGTGAATGGGTTGCTGCATGAGCGGCAGAGCCTGTGCCGCAGGAATCTTCCTCCCCAGCACAACAACCCGTTTTCCACGCCTGAGCTTTTTCAGATACTCCCTGCGGCTCTTGCCGAGTTTTTCTGAAAACAGAGCGGCAACTTCCCGGGAGTTATCGAATGTCTTTTGTTTTCTGGTTTTTTTATCGAGTACTGCCGTCCCGTTTTCATCGACCAGCGGCGTGTGCCTGACTTTTTCGGGATCGGCATAAAATGAGATGGTTTCAACCGTTTCTGCAAGCATCCTGCCCTGCCGGTCGAGAATAACTCCCCGCTGCGCCTTTTCCGTAACGACCCTCACATACTGCTTTTCTGCCTTTTCCTGATATTTACGAACATTGATGACCTGAATGTTCAGCAGCATCGCAATAATCGCTCCGAGAAAAGCAATAAAAAGCAGAACCACGATACCGAGCCTCTTGGCAAACTCGGCATCTCCCGGTCTTTCCGGAAAATCTCGGTCACTCATCGCTCATCGTTTTCATAATGTATCGATCGATTAAGGAACAATTTCAACCGCAGGGACATTAGATGCCTGCAGTCCAAGCTGTCCGGCTTGCCCTGCAATATTGTGGATACTCTGAAGCTCGTTCACCTTGAGTTCCTGAGAAGTGATCACGCTTGAGCTCATGGCAATCTGTTGACGAAGCGTTTCATTGGCAAGAGCCAGATTCTTGATAGCTATGGTGTTGTGCGTCTGAAGCAGAAATATCCCTGTTATGGGCAGAAGGTACAAAAAAGTCCTTAAACGCAGGAGCTCCGAAAGCCTG comes from Chlorobium limicola DSM 245 and encodes:
- a CDS encoding penicillin-binding protein — encoded protein: MSDRDFPERPGDAEFAKRLGIVVLLFIAFLGAIIAMLLNIQVINVRKYQEKAEKQYVRVVTEKAQRGVILDRQGRMLAETVETISFYADPEKVRHTPLVDENGTAVLDKKTRKQKTFDNSREVAALFSEKLGKSRREYLKKLRRGKRVVVLGRKIPAAQALPLMQQPIHGVWSDREQQRYYLNVAAQVIGVTDSKNSGISGLELQFDRELKGRDGSRIFQRLATGKKYPAPDALQQEPRKGHTVQLTLDADIQSIVEDELAAAVGTFQANAATGIVLDVRTGEVLAMANNPTFDLNRRVTWTPEKARNRSVTDSFEPGSTFKLVMAATATEVLKRRAEDNVFAHNGVLPLYGLRIRDHEPYGTITFREAIMHSSNVVAAKTAMETGKKTFYSYTKKFGFGSKTGVGLIGESQGRVRALKNWDRTTLPWMGYGYQVMVTPLQILQAYAAVANDGVLMRPYIVRRITDDQDRTVRENQPQKVREVVSPATARYMGREYFKAVVDSGTARTAAIPGMSVAGKTGTARRAAGGSYANAVYVSSFVGYFPVESPRYAMIVLVEEPRTAYYAATVAAPVFSKISSRILACSEELQKNLSFRSPEQSLLDSTKTVAVPELKGMKGRDAQRVLKWLGLEMELSGGVDGVVTSQNVPPGTKVEKTRVIRVGLSSKTPKRAFL